In Flavobacterium sp. CBA20B-1, one DNA window encodes the following:
- the aroC gene encoding chorismate synthase — MAGNSFGKKFRLTTFGESHGDAIGGIIDGCPSNIVLDKAFIQAELNRRKPGQSKLVTQRKEADEVVFLSGVFEGKTLGTPIAFQINNINSKSGDYDLLKDAFRPSHADYVYQQKYKHRDYRGGGRSSARETAARVVGGAIAKQIIKPIEITAYVSSVGTISVNKKYTELNLSLTKTNDVRCPDPVIAQQMEQLILDTKKKGDTVGGIVTCVIKNVPIGLGEPVFDRLEANLAKAMLSINACKGFSFGSGFEGTKMFGSQHNDYFNEDGSTKTNFSGGIQGGISNGMDIYFDVAFKPVATLLQPQEMLTTNGTLEIIKGKGRHDACVVPRAVVIVEAMAALVLADFMV, encoded by the coding sequence ATGGCAGGAAATTCTTTTGGTAAAAAATTTAGATTAACCACTTTTGGCGAATCCCATGGCGATGCTATTGGAGGAATTATTGATGGATGCCCATCAAACATTGTTTTAGACAAGGCGTTTATTCAGGCAGAATTAAATCGCAGAAAACCCGGACAATCTAAATTGGTGACGCAAAGAAAAGAAGCAGACGAAGTGGTTTTTCTTTCTGGAGTTTTTGAAGGAAAAACATTGGGAACGCCTATTGCTTTTCAAATAAACAATATCAATTCTAAGTCTGGTGATTACGATTTACTAAAAGATGCATTTCGCCCCAGTCATGCCGATTATGTGTATCAACAAAAATACAAACACCGTGATTATAGGGGAGGAGGAAGAAGTTCTGCTCGCGAAACTGCTGCTCGGGTGGTTGGTGGTGCAATCGCAAAACAAATCATCAAACCAATAGAAATTACCGCTTACGTTTCTTCTGTGGGAACTATTTCGGTAAACAAAAAATACACCGAACTTAATTTATCTTTAACCAAAACCAACGATGTTCGTTGTCCTGATCCAGTAATTGCGCAACAAATGGAACAACTAATCCTTGACACCAAAAAGAAAGGTGACACAGTAGGTGGTATTGTAACTTGTGTAATAAAAAATGTACCCATTGGTTTGGGCGAACCGGTTTTTGATCGATTAGAAGCTAATTTGGCAAAGGCAATGCTGTCTATCAATGCGTGCAAAGGATTTAGTTTTGGCAGTGGTTTTGAAGGAACTAAAATGTTTGGATCGCAACATAACGACTATTTTAATGAAGACGGATCTACAAAGACCAATTTTTCAGGCGGAATTCAAGGTGGAATAAGCAACGGAATGGATATTTATTTTGATGTTGCCTTTAAACCAGTCGCTACTTTACTACAACCTCAAGAAATGCTAACCACAAACGGAACATTGGAAATTATTAAAGGAAAAGGCCGTCATGATGCGTGTGTTGTTCCCCGCGCAGTTGTGATTGTAGAAGCTATGGCTGCTTTGGTGCTGGCTGATTTTATGGTTTGA
- a CDS encoding endonuclease MutS2 has translation MKLIAKKTLQDLEFSTILEQISALCTTEMGKEQALLIEPIPSKNELMQHLQQTSEYVSSFSNQNAIPSHYFDSIGFELKMLRIEDSFLEASSFKKIATLVQTANELIFFLKKFQEYYGALYQATTITQPNKIILQKIEQVLDKYGEIKDTASVDLKAIRQNIQILRGKINQSFGVALQQYNNAGYLDDIKESIVENRRVLAVMAMYRKKVKGTALGQSKTGSIVYMEPESTFKFSRELSNLEYEEREEIMRILKVLTNEVRPFHDDLLVLQNLLCHVDIVAAKAKHAQKINGILPAITTEKKLFFREAFHPILLLNNQAKKKITYPQTITLHNQERIIVISGPNAGGKSITLKTIGLLQLMLQSGMLIPVHERSETFLFDRILTDIGDNQSIENHLSTYSYRLKNMNYFLKKCNDKTLFLIDEFGTGSDPELGGALAEVFLEEFYEREAFGIITTHYTNLKILANELPHATNANMMFDEHSLEPMYKLSLGQAGSSFTFEVAQKNGIPYSLINRAKKKVETDKVRFDKTIANLQKERSRLEKTSENLREEEKRAREESSKLSNINTKIQDKLERYQELYDSNQRLIYLGQRLDDLSEKYFNNKDKKMLIGELLKTVEIENSKRKKITLKEKKVKGQEELKIKVEVEQKLDKIRQEKKEKKIKEQQVQQANKTNFVLKVGDRVRMIDGKSVGTIDVIEKNKATVNYGFFTSKVALEQLEMVERKK, from the coding sequence ATGAAATTGATTGCAAAAAAAACATTACAAGATTTAGAATTCAGCACGATATTAGAGCAGATAAGCGCGTTGTGTACTACCGAGATGGGCAAAGAACAGGCATTGCTTATTGAGCCAATTCCCAGCAAAAACGAATTGATGCAACATTTGCAGCAAACATCTGAATATGTTTCATCGTTTAGTAATCAAAATGCCATTCCGTCGCATTATTTTGATTCAATTGGTTTCGAATTAAAAATGTTGCGCATTGAAGACAGTTTTTTAGAAGCATCGAGCTTTAAGAAAATAGCCACATTGGTCCAAACGGCCAACGAATTAATATTTTTTTTAAAGAAATTTCAAGAATATTACGGTGCCTTGTATCAGGCAACAACCATTACCCAGCCCAACAAAATCATTTTGCAAAAAATAGAACAAGTGCTGGATAAATATGGTGAAATTAAAGATACTGCTTCGGTTGATTTAAAAGCAATTCGGCAAAATATTCAAATTCTTCGCGGAAAAATCAATCAAAGCTTTGGTGTTGCTTTGCAACAATACAACAATGCAGGTTATTTAGATGATATTAAAGAATCAATCGTAGAAAACCGACGGGTTTTGGCAGTTATGGCCATGTACCGCAAAAAAGTAAAAGGCACTGCTTTAGGCCAGTCAAAAACAGGGAGTATTGTTTATATGGAACCTGAAAGTACGTTTAAATTCTCGCGCGAATTAAGCAATTTAGAATATGAAGAACGCGAAGAAATCATGCGTATTTTAAAAGTTTTAACCAACGAAGTGCGTCCGTTTCACGATGATTTATTGGTGCTTCAAAATTTACTGTGTCATGTCGATATAGTGGCTGCAAAAGCAAAGCATGCCCAAAAAATCAATGGTATTTTGCCAGCTATCACAACCGAAAAAAAGCTGTTTTTTCGAGAAGCATTCCACCCAATTTTACTGCTAAACAACCAAGCAAAGAAAAAAATAACCTATCCGCAAACCATAACACTGCACAACCAAGAGCGTATTATAGTGATTTCGGGTCCGAATGCCGGCGGTAAATCAATAACCTTAAAAACAATTGGTTTGTTGCAATTAATGTTGCAAAGCGGTATGTTGATCCCCGTACACGAACGCAGCGAAACCTTTTTGTTTGATCGCATTTTAACCGATATTGGCGATAACCAATCCATAGAAAATCATTTAAGCACATACAGTTATCGTTTGAAAAATATGAACTATTTTTTAAAGAAATGCAATGATAAAACTTTGTTCTTAATTGATGAATTTGGTACAGGATCCGATCCGGAATTGGGCGGGGCTTTGGCAGAAGTGTTTTTAGAAGAATTTTATGAGCGTGAAGCTTTTGGTATCATCACCACACATTATACCAACCTTAAAATTCTGGCAAACGAATTGCCCCACGCAACCAATGCAAACATGATGTTTGATGAACATTCGTTAGAACCCATGTACAAGCTAAGTTTAGGGCAAGCAGGAAGTTCTTTCACCTTTGAAGTTGCTCAAAAAAACGGCATACCGTATAGTTTAATTAATCGGGCAAAGAAAAAGGTAGAAACTGATAAAGTTCGGTTTGATAAAACCATTGCAAATTTGCAAAAAGAACGCTCGCGCTTAGAAAAAACTTCCGAAAATTTGCGGGAAGAAGAAAAACGTGCACGCGAAGAAAGCAGTAAACTGTCAAACATTAACACTAAAATTCAAGATAAATTAGAACGCTATCAAGAATTGTATGATTCCAACCAACGTTTGATTTATTTAGGACAACGTTTAGATGATCTTTCCGAAAAATATTTCAATAATAAAGATAAAAAAATGCTTATTGGCGAATTACTAAAAACAGTGGAGATTGAAAATTCAAAGCGAAAAAAAATCACGCTGAAAGAGAAAAAAGTTAAAGGGCAAGAAGAATTGAAAATCAAAGTGGAAGTAGAACAAAAACTAGATAAAATTCGTCAAGAAAAGAAAGAAAAAAAGATTAAAGAACAGCAAGTACAACAAGCCAACAAAACCAATTTTGTATTAAAAGTAGGCGATCGCGTTCGTATGATTGATGGAAAATCGGTAGGAACAATTGATGTTATCGAAAAAAATAAAGCTACGGTAAACTATGGTTTTTTTACATCAAAAGTAGCATTAGAACAATTAGAAATGGTAGAACGAAAAAAGTAA
- a CDS encoding CCA tRNA nucleotidyltransferase has product MIHSSNYKEALQDPIFEIIKQAAEALKVDAYVIGGFVRDYILQRNSKKDIDIVAVGSGIDLALKVSELIPHHPKVQVFKNYGTAMLRFNDIDIEFVGARKESYRADSRNPLVENGTLKDDQNRRDFTINAMAFSLNEDHFGDLVDPFDGMIDLQNQIIRTPLDPDITYSDDPLRMMRAIRFATQLHFTIEEQSLDAIAKNADRIKIISGERIVEELHKILMTEKPSTGFLLLYKTGLLDLILPELTALNNVEEVEGHTHKNNFYHTLEVVDNICPNTDDLWLRWAALLHDIGKAPTKKFNKKNGWTFHGHEFLGSKMVKRIFQRLHMPLNQKMRFVQKMVAMSSRPIVIAEDTVTDSAVRRLVFDAGEDVENLLTLCEADITTKNQKKFQKYHNNFKIVRHKIVEVEERDHVRNFQPPITGEEIMEIFDLKPSREIGQIKDAIKEAILEGDIANEYAAAYQFMLKKADSLGLKPVNPKL; this is encoded by the coding sequence ATGATTCATTCATCCAATTATAAAGAAGCCTTACAAGATCCCATTTTTGAAATAATAAAACAAGCTGCCGAAGCATTGAAGGTAGATGCTTATGTGATTGGTGGATTTGTACGCGATTACATTTTGCAACGCAATTCTAAAAAAGATATTGATATTGTGGCTGTTGGAAGCGGTATTGATTTGGCTTTGAAAGTTTCGGAACTGATTCCGCACCACCCAAAAGTACAGGTTTTTAAAAATTATGGCACAGCTATGCTGCGTTTTAACGATATTGATATTGAATTTGTTGGCGCAAGAAAAGAATCATATCGAGCTGATAGTAGAAATCCATTGGTTGAAAACGGAACACTTAAAGACGATCAAAACCGACGAGATTTTACCATAAATGCCATGGCTTTTTCATTAAACGAAGACCATTTTGGTGATTTGGTGGATCCTTTTGATGGAATGATCGATTTGCAAAATCAAATTATTCGCACACCACTTGATCCAGATATCACTTATTCTGACGATCCCTTGCGAATGATGCGCGCCATTCGGTTTGCCACTCAGTTACATTTTACCATTGAAGAACAATCGCTGGATGCAATTGCAAAAAATGCCGATCGTATAAAGATTATTTCGGGCGAGCGAATAGTGGAAGAATTACATAAAATTTTAATGACTGAAAAACCATCTACAGGCTTTTTACTGTTGTACAAAACAGGGTTACTCGATTTAATTTTACCTGAATTAACTGCCTTAAACAATGTGGAAGAAGTGGAAGGTCACACACACAAAAACAACTTTTACCACACCTTAGAAGTGGTTGATAATATTTGTCCGAATACAGATGATTTATGGCTGCGTTGGGCTGCTTTGTTGCACGATATTGGAAAAGCGCCTACCAAAAAATTCAATAAGAAGAACGGTTGGACATTCCATGGGCACGAATTTTTAGGCAGTAAAATGGTGAAGCGAATTTTTCAGCGTTTACACATGCCTTTAAACCAAAAAATGCGTTTTGTGCAGAAAATGGTGGCGATGAGTTCTCGACCAATTGTAATCGCAGAAGATACAGTCACCGATTCGGCAGTTCGCCGGTTGGTGTTTGATGCAGGCGAAGATGTGGAAAATTTGTTAACCTTGTGCGAGGCAGATATTACTACGAAAAATCAAAAGAAGTTTCAAAAATACCATAACAATTTTAAAATTGTTCGCCATAAAATTGTGGAAGTTGAAGAGCGCGATCATGTACGCAATTTTCAGCCACCCATTACTGGCGAAGAAATAATGGAAATTTTTGATCTAAAACCTTCAAGAGAAATCGGACAAATTAAAGATGCCATTAAAGAGGCTATTTTGGAAGGTGATATTGCTAATGAGTATGCTGCGGCGTATCAATTTATGTTAAAAAAAGCAGATAGTTTAGGGTTAAAACCCGTTAATCCAAAGTTATAA
- the ung gene encoding uracil-DNA glycosylase: MNSWKEFIALESTKDYYTKLKQIVDADYEKDTIYPPKEYIFNAFKYCPLDKVKVVILGQDPYHGQGQAHGLSFSVNKGIALPPSLRNIYGELQTDVNFSNPGHGDLTDWAKQGVLLLNDVLTVKAGQPASHQKLGWEQFTQNVISFLSNEKSGLVFMLWGNHAQKKGKNIDRSKHLVLTSGHPSPMSANQGKWFGNKHFSQANNFLLQQEKQPINWQLSF, from the coding sequence ATGAATAGTTGGAAAGAATTTATCGCCTTGGAATCAACAAAAGATTATTATACGAAATTAAAACAAATTGTTGATGCTGATTATGAAAAAGATACAATTTATCCGCCAAAAGAATATATTTTCAACGCATTTAAATATTGTCCGTTAGATAAAGTTAAGGTAGTTATTTTGGGTCAGGATCCTTATCACGGTCAAGGTCAGGCGCATGGATTAAGTTTTTCTGTTAATAAAGGAATTGCTTTGCCGCCATCGTTACGCAATATTTACGGTGAATTACAAACCGATGTTAATTTCTCTAATCCGGGTCATGGCGATTTAACCGACTGGGCCAAACAAGGCGTTTTGTTGTTGAATGATGTTTTAACTGTGAAGGCAGGTCAACCTGCAAGCCATCAAAAATTGGGCTGGGAACAATTTACACAAAATGTGATTAGTTTTTTATCGAACGAAAAAAGTGGTTTGGTTTTTATGTTGTGGGGAAATCATGCACAAAAAAAAGGTAAAAATATAGACCGTTCGAAACATTTGGTTTTAACAAGCGGGCATCCGTCTCCAATGAGTGCCAATCAAGGTAAATGGTTTGGCAACAAACATTTTTCGCAAGCCAATAATTTTTTATTACAACAAGAAAAGCAGCCTATTAATTGGCAATTGAGTTTTTAA
- a CDS encoding DUF2490 domain-containing protein: protein MKKIVVLVAILLTTIKGFSITTEKGDPKLGAWYMYFGNARFQNTKWNLNYDVQYRNYEVFSDLNQLLIRGSVQYMLLDNLTLGAGYGFVNTEQYLKPDVPVIENRIFQDVISQQKIATATVRHRFRFEQRFVENQDFKSRFRYLLGIDVPIYQNTEKNQSLYASFYNELFMNTDEASRKNNAFDRDRLYIGAGYKFNKDLGIQVGWMNQMLQKTSHQQLMFSLHHNLKI, encoded by the coding sequence ATGAAAAAAATCGTTGTATTAGTTGCAATTTTGCTCACAACCATAAAAGGTTTTTCAATCACTACTGAAAAAGGAGATCCAAAATTAGGGGCATGGTATATGTATTTTGGAAATGCTCGATTTCAAAATACCAAGTGGAACCTTAACTACGATGTGCAATATCGAAATTATGAAGTTTTTTCTGATTTAAACCAACTTTTAATTCGGGGTTCTGTTCAATATATGCTGCTTGATAATCTTACATTGGGCGCAGGGTATGGTTTTGTGAACACAGAGCAATACTTAAAACCCGATGTTCCAGTTATCGAAAACCGAATTTTTCAGGATGTGATTTCCCAACAAAAAATTGCAACTGCTACTGTGAGGCATCGATTCAGGTTTGAACAGCGTTTTGTTGAAAATCAGGATTTTAAATCAAGGTTTAGGTATTTATTAGGAATAGATGTTCCGATTTATCAGAATACCGAAAAAAATCAAAGCTTGTATGCAAGTTTCTACAATGAACTTTTTATGAATACCGATGAAGCTTCAAGAAAAAATAATGCATTCGACAGAGATCGCTTATATATTGGTGCGGGTTATAAATTCAATAAAGATCTAGGAATTCAAGTTGGTTGGATGAATCAGATGCTTCAAAAAACATCGCACCAGCAATTAATGTTTTCATTGCATCATAATTTGAAAATATAA
- a CDS encoding rhodanese-like domain-containing protein, which yields MDLQQEQWWSDFQNDENAVLLDVRTEEEVSEGTIPGAVHHDFYQGQDFLNALENLDKSKNYYVYCRSGNRSGQTCLLMNQLGFQNTFNLVGGMNEWEGPTE from the coding sequence ATGGATTTACAACAAGAACAATGGTGGAGCGATTTTCAAAACGATGAAAACGCTGTTTTGTTAGATGTTCGCACGGAAGAGGAAGTAAGTGAAGGAACTATTCCAGGAGCTGTTCATCATGATTTTTACCAAGGACAAGATTTTTTAAACGCGTTAGAAAACTTAGATAAATCGAAAAATTATTATGTTTATTGCCGTTCTGGAAACCGCAGCGGACAAACGTGTTTATTGATGAACCAATTGGGTTTTCAAAATACTTTTAACTTGGTTGGAGGAATGAACGAGTGGGAAGGACCAACGGAATAA
- a CDS encoding thiamine diphosphokinase has product MSSHHIVRDDQEPALIIANGETCSMDLLNQLLEWNPLVVVLDSAITRVLELGIKVDVLIGDFDRNFDYEYYKNLQYPIEIVKLEEQDSYDIDKAINYLINRKIPAANILWATGKRMDHTFTNITNLVKYQALIKLVIIDDYSKIFPLQKNFVKWYPKETILSLIPVGTVDGISTKNLKYELKNDTLILGFKPGSSNEVLTDGLVEITYEHGHLILMECND; this is encoded by the coding sequence ATGTCTTCACACCACATAGTACGCGATGATCAAGAACCTGCTTTAATAATTGCCAATGGCGAAACTTGTTCAATGGATTTGCTGAATCAATTATTAGAATGGAATCCGCTGGTGGTTGTGTTAGACAGCGCCATTACGCGTGTTTTGGAATTAGGAATTAAAGTAGATGTTTTAATTGGTGATTTTGATCGGAATTTTGATTACGAATACTACAAGAATTTACAGTATCCTATTGAAATTGTGAAGTTAGAGGAGCAGGATTCGTATGATATCGACAAAGCCATCAATTATTTAATTAATCGAAAAATACCTGCAGCAAATATTTTGTGGGCAACTGGCAAAAGAATGGATCACACGTTTACTAATATTACTAATTTGGTTAAATATCAAGCCCTGATAAAACTTGTTATTATTGATGATTACTCGAAAATTTTTCCGTTGCAGAAAAACTTCGTGAAATGGTATCCTAAAGAAACTATTTTATCTTTGATTCCTGTTGGAACGGTTGACGGAATTTCAACTAAAAACCTTAAATACGAACTTAAAAACGATACCCTGATTTTAGGTTTCAAACCAGGAAGCAGTAATGAAGTATTAACAGATGGTTTGGTGGAAATAACGTATGAACACGGACATTTAATCCTTATGGAGTGTAACGATTAA
- a CDS encoding COX15/CtaA family protein → MESKSFIRWAKITLVLVYLVIIAGATVRMTGSGMGCPDWPKCFGYYIPPTQVEELLWKPNHAYNKGQVIINSNKLWVANSDFTTNDVYNPSHWNEYTKHDYAVFNPYHTWVEYINRLFGALAGLACLVLFIHSIISVAFFKANYKLIIWSAIVLFLLGFNAWLGATVVFSVLNPVRITTHMIAALLNVAALIYLIHLARINKKYVGKYDAVFHIFTWVAMLFSLIQIGLGTQVRQFIDIQTRSGITDVSLWLQNPDLTFYIHRTFSFVIFFVNLYLFLRNKRLNLGNTKVNWIMFLLILEIITGILMYYIHFPFGTQAAHLVLAAVMFGLQFAIILESKKN, encoded by the coding sequence ATGGAAAGCAAATCGTTTATTCGTTGGGCAAAAATCACACTTGTATTGGTTTATTTGGTCATTATTGCAGGAGCAACTGTCCGCATGACTGGTTCGGGAATGGGATGTCCTGATTGGCCAAAATGCTTTGGATATTATATTCCACCCACACAAGTGGAAGAATTGCTTTGGAAGCCCAATCATGCTTATAATAAAGGACAAGTAATCATCAACAGCAATAAATTGTGGGTTGCAAATAGCGATTTCACTACAAATGATGTGTACAATCCAAGCCATTGGAACGAATATACAAAACACGATTATGCTGTTTTTAACCCTTACCACACTTGGGTTGAATACATCAATAGATTGTTTGGCGCATTGGCCGGTTTGGCTTGTTTGGTGTTATTTATTCATTCAATAATTTCTGTAGCATTTTTTAAAGCAAATTATAAGCTAATTATTTGGTCGGCAATTGTGCTGTTTTTATTAGGATTTAATGCTTGGTTAGGTGCAACGGTGGTTTTTTCGGTATTAAATCCGGTAAGAATTACCACACACATGATTGCCGCATTATTAAATGTTGCCGCGTTAATTTATTTGATCCATTTAGCCAGAATCAACAAAAAATATGTTGGTAAATACGACGCCGTTTTTCATATTTTCACTTGGGTTGCGATGCTTTTTTCGTTGATACAGATTGGTTTAGGAACGCAAGTTCGCCAGTTTATAGATATACAAACAAGAAGCGGAATCACCGATGTATCGCTTTGGTTACAAAATCCGGATTTAACTTTTTATATCCACAGAACATTTTCGTTTGTGATATTTTTTGTAAATCTTTACCTGTTTTTAAGAAATAAACGATTGAATTTAGGAAACACCAAAGTGAACTGGATCATGTTTTTACTGATTTTAGAAATCATTACAGGCATATTAATGTACTACATACATTTTCCGTTTGGTACACAAGCTGCGCATTTGGTTCTTGCGGCTGTTATGTTTGGCTTGCAATTTGCCATTATTTTAGAATCAAAAAAGAATTAA
- a CDS encoding agmatinase family protein produces the protein MLTKQQKIENFDPSQPGSADASIYGLPFTANESEIIILPAPWEVTVSYGSGASEGPEAILNASFQVDLLHQEFPDLWKLGIYMDEAPQHWMENSEKYKNLAQPIIEALENGEAIETFPQLQADLDKINKASAQFNQEVKERTLYWMNKGKKVILLGGDHSTPMGYYEALASKNDHFGILHFDAHMDLREAYEGFTYSHASIMYNAIKLPQIEKIVQVGIRDFSEGEVSVIKKSNKVKVYTDTDLKANQFTGTTWQDQCNEIISQLPDNVAISFDIDALYRWYCPNTGTPVPGGLAYEQATYLLSRLAESNKNIIGIDLVEVAPGSDDWDGNVGARLLFHLCGVFAKNSGMNVGEKIEF, from the coding sequence ATGCTTACTAAACAACAAAAAATAGAAAATTTTGATCCATCGCAACCCGGTTCGGCTGATGCATCTATTTATGGATTACCTTTCACAGCAAACGAAAGTGAAATAATCATTTTACCAGCACCTTGGGAAGTAACGGTGAGTTATGGAAGTGGTGCCAGTGAAGGACCTGAAGCAATTTTAAACGCTTCCTTTCAAGTTGATTTACTGCATCAAGAATTTCCAGATTTATGGAAATTAGGAATTTATATGGACGAAGCGCCGCAACATTGGATGGAAAACAGCGAAAAATATAAAAATTTAGCCCAACCTATCATTGAAGCGTTAGAAAATGGTGAAGCCATAGAAACATTCCCACAACTACAGGCCGATTTAGATAAAATTAATAAAGCATCGGCTCAATTCAACCAAGAAGTGAAAGAGCGCACACTTTATTGGATGAATAAAGGTAAAAAAGTAATTCTTTTGGGTGGCGACCATTCAACCCCAATGGGTTATTACGAAGCTTTGGCAAGTAAAAACGACCATTTTGGTATTCTGCACTTTGATGCCCACATGGATCTGCGCGAAGCTTACGAAGGTTTTACCTATTCGCACGCTTCCATCATGTACAATGCGATTAAATTACCACAAATAGAAAAAATTGTGCAAGTAGGTATTCGTGATTTTAGTGAAGGCGAAGTAAGCGTGATTAAAAAATCTAACAAAGTAAAAGTGTATACCGATACCGATTTAAAAGCAAATCAATTCACAGGAACAACTTGGCAGGATCAGTGCAATGAAATAATATCGCAGTTACCTGATAATGTTGCAATTAGCTTTGATATAGATGCTCTTTATCGTTGGTATTGTCCCAATACAGGTACACCAGTTCCGGGTGGTTTAGCTTACGAGCAAGCTACTTACTTATTGAGCAGATTGGCAGAATCAAACAAAAATATCATCGGAATTGATTTGGTTGAAGTTGCTCCGGGATCTGATGATTGGGACGGAAATGTTGGTGCACGCTTATTATTTCATTTATGTGGTGTTTTCGCTAAAAATTCTGGAATGAATGTAGGCGAAAAGATTGAGTTTTAA
- a CDS encoding DedA family protein yields MELIDFILHIDQYLEVFLQDYGVWVYAILFLIIFVETGLVVMPFLPGDSLLFATGMLAAQFPESLNVWLVMILLFIAAVLGDTVNYSIGKQIGMRIINFKILGKQPVTIEHINKTHSFYEKYGSKTIVIARFVPIVRTLAPFVAGIGRMNYATFLTYNFVGGFIWVFGITLAGYFLGNIPLIKDNFSKVVLLIILLSVLPIIYSVIKEKLSSNKNKTLS; encoded by the coding sequence ATGGAATTAATCGATTTTATATTACACATTGACCAATATTTAGAGGTTTTTTTACAAGATTATGGCGTGTGGGTTTATGCCATATTGTTTTTAATTATTTTTGTTGAAACCGGTTTGGTTGTAATGCCTTTTTTACCGGGTGATTCTTTGTTGTTTGCAACCGGAATGTTGGCAGCACAGTTTCCCGAAAGTTTAAATGTTTGGTTAGTAATGATTTTATTGTTTATTGCAGCAGTTTTGGGCGATACCGTTAATTATTCAATTGGGAAACAAATCGGCATGCGCATCATCAATTTTAAAATATTGGGCAAACAGCCGGTTACGATTGAACATATTAATAAAACCCATTCGTTTTACGAAAAATACGGCAGCAAAACCATTGTTATTGCACGTTTTGTTCCAATTGTTAGAACCTTGGCTCCGTTTGTTGCAGGTATTGGCAGAATGAATTACGCTACCTTTTTAACCTATAATTTTGTAGGCGGATTTATCTGGGTTTTTGGTATTACTTTGGCAGGTTATTTTTTAGGAAACATTCCATTGATAAAAGACAATTTTTCAAAAGTAGTGTTGCTGATTATTTTACTTTCGGTGCTTCCGATTATTTATTCGGTTATTAAAGAAAAATTAAGTAGTAACAAAAATAAAACGCTTTCGTAA
- a CDS encoding L-threonylcarbamoyladenylate synthase, with protein sequence MEDINKEVHQAFEVIKNGGIILYPTDTVWGLGCDATNEEAVKKIYELKKRAESKSMIVLVNNDRLLYHVFKDIPQVAFDILDCAEKPTTLVLDEPRNVAKNLIAEDNSLGIRIVNTPFVFKLVERMKRPLVSTSANISGDVTPTRFSEISQEIINGVDYVVQLDQDKICKKSSTVIKLTNDAQVKILRK encoded by the coding sequence ATGGAAGACATTAATAAAGAAGTACATCAAGCATTTGAAGTAATTAAAAACGGAGGAATTATCCTTTATCCAACCGACACTGTTTGGGGATTGGGCTGTGATGCAACCAACGAAGAAGCTGTGAAGAAAATTTACGAGCTTAAAAAACGTGCGGAAAGCAAAAGCATGATTGTTTTGGTGAACAACGACCGCTTACTTTACCATGTTTTTAAAGACATTCCACAAGTGGCTTTTGATATTTTAGATTGTGCCGAAAAACCAACAACTTTGGTTTTAGATGAGCCCAGAAATGTAGCAAAAAACTTAATTGCCGAAGACAATTCATTGGGAATCCGTATTGTAAATACCCCTTTTGTTTTCAAATTGGTAGAGCGAATGAAGCGTCCGTTGGTATCCACATCGGCTAATATTTCTGGCGATGTCACTCCTACCCGGTTTTCAGAAATCTCTCAAGAAATAATAAATGGAGTAGATTATGTGGTACAATTAGATCAAGATAAAATCTGTAAAAAATCATCAACAGTAATTAAACTTACAAATGATGCTCAAGTAAAAATTTTAAGAAAATAA